The genomic region CGCCGGCGTCGCCGGCGCACAGCTTGTCGACCTGCCACACCAGGGACACCAGTGCGTGACTGGTTATCTCCAAGTGCTCGGCGAAGGCGGCGCGGTCCACCAGCTCCAGCTTCGCCTTGGCGGCGATCTCGGTGGCCGCCGCCGGCGGGATGATGCCGAGTTCGGCCTGCGACGCGGCCAGGGCAACCTCGACGTCGAGCCAAGTCTGGTAGATCGAATCCTCGGTAAACAGGGCTGCGTACGGCGAAGGCGAAGTGGCACTCATGGCGCTATTGTGGTCTGCCAAGCCACCGGCGGGCAACGCACCGGAACGGGCGCGGCGCTGGACAAAAGAGGGGTTTGCGTAGCACAACGAGGCATGCGTTTACAGGACAAGGTGGCAATCGTGACCGGCGGTGGCGGCGGCATGGGGCGCGGCATCTGCGCCTGCCTGACCCGCGAGGGCGCCGACGTGGTGGTGTCCGACCTCGACGTCGCGCGCGCCCGGGAAACCGTTGCCGCGGCCGAGCAGGCGGGCCGGCGCGGGCTGGCGGTGGCCGGCGACGTGACCAGCGAGGACGACTGCGCGGCGGTGGTGCAGCAGGCACTGGCGGCGTTCGGCGGGGTGGACATCCTGGTCAACAACGCCGGCCACTTCGGCAGCCACCTGTCGGCGCCGTTCACGACGCTTACCGGCGACGACTGGGACGAGAACTACGCCGTCAACGTGAAGGGCCCGTTCTTCATGTGCAAGGCGGTGGCGGCGCACATGATGGAGCGCCGCTCCGGCAAGATCGTCAACATCTCGTCGATCTCCGCCAAGCGTGACCCGGTGTTCCTGCCGACCTACGCGGCGGCCAAGAACGCGCTGCTCAACCTGACCCGCGTGGTAGCCAAGGATCTCGGCCCCTACAACGTCAATGTCAACGCGGTGTTGCCGGGGCTGGTGTGGACGCCGTTCTGGGAACGGTTGGCGCCGATGCTGGCGGCACAGGAACCCGGCGGCAAGCAGCGCGAGCCGCGCGCCGTGTTCGACGAAATCGCCGGCAGCGCCGTGCTCGGGCGCCCGCAGACCCCGGAGGACGTAGGCAACCTGGTCGCCTTCCTGTCCTCCGAGGAAGCCTGCAACATCACCGGCCAGGCGATCCACGTAGACGGCGGCATCGCCATGGGCTAGCTCACTCCCCAGGCTTAGCAGTGCAGCCCTTGGCCAAGGCTGCGCGGTCGATTGATACCGAAAATAGAGGTCGCTAGGGTACCTCTCCGACCCGACGGCACTTCGCCAACATTGTGCTATACTGCTTCAGTAGGAGACCGAACGTGCTGACGCGAATAGAAGTAGACGGATTTAAGAATCTGGTCGATTTCGCTCTGGATTTTGGACCATATACCTGTATTGCCGGTGAGAATGGCGTAGGAAAGTCGAACATATTTGATGCTATTCGGTTTTTGTCACTGTTGACTGATCATACCATAATCCAATCGGCTCTGCAGATTCGTAGCTCTGAAGAGGGCACAGGTGAAATAGCGGAACTCTTCTTCGCGGCGAACGGCGAGACCAGAGACCGGATCACTCTTGCCGCCGAGATGATTGTAGGAAAGCACGTAGTGGATGATTTCGGTCGTCCCGGAGTACCGTCGTCTACGTTCTTACGCTACGAGGTTGCATTTCGTCGTGAAACTCCATCAGTGTCCTCTGGCCTTCTTGGAGGTCTTGTCCTCGAACACGAAGACCTCCGACACATACCTATGAAGAATGCACCAGAGCGGCTACAATTTCCGCACAATAGACAGAGTTTCCGCAACGATGTAATCTACAATAATCGGCGAGGATCAGGTTATATATCTACGCGTATTGGCAACTCGGAGCCGGCTACGATCGTCATCCATCAGGATGGCGGATCGTCAGGGCGAGCGCGACCGGCAGCAGCGGCCGAACGGGCTCCTCGCACGGCGGTAGGAACAGAAAACACGGCAGCTACACCAACTATCCTTGCAGCTCGTCGAGAAATGCAGAGTTGGCGGATATTGGCGTTGGAACCAGCGGCGATGCGACGTCCGGACAAGTATGCTGACGAACCTGGGATTAGGGCGGATGGTGGGCGCATACCTGTGACACTGTACCACCTTGCGGAGCGTACGAGTCTCAACGGTGTGCCGGAGGATCCCGATGACGATATCCTTGGCAGGATTGCGAGTCGTTTGTCGGGGCTCGTACCGGTGAATTCTGTACGAGCGGTGCGCGACGACGTTCGTCAGCTGTTCTCGCTAGAATTGGAAGAGCCGTCTGGGACAAGGCTCCGTGCTAATTCGATATCGGATGGGACGCTTCGGTTTCTGGCTCTGACGGCGATCGCAGAAGCTACCGGTGCCGGAGGTGTATATTGTATGGAAGAGCCTGAGAATGGAATACATCCGGAAAAGCTCGCGGCGATGAACCAACTGCTACACGATATCGCTGTGGACCCTGATGAACCGGTCGAGTCGGACAACCCTCTGCGGCAAGTCATTGTTGCTACTCATTCTCCTTACTTCGTACAACTCCAGAAACCGGACGAAGTGATCTTGGCAAAAAACCCAGCGCTCAACTCAGGGTCGGGGATGGTTGTGCGGCCGCTTAGATGTTATCCGATGCAGAACACCTGGAGAGAAAAAAAGGGCAAGAGGAAGGGGGCAAAGTGGCTGGCGGTATAGGCAAGGTAGAATTGCAGGCGTATTTGGTGCCTCCGGAGGACGGCCAGATTTCTTTTCCTCTTCCATTCTGGCCAGAGAGGATTCAATAGAGACATGGCTGAGTTGCGCTTCCTTCTGATCTGTGAGGGATCTTCAGATGGTGCGCTCGTCGATCATATTGAGCGCTTGCTAGTTCACTGTGGCGTCAGCGGGGCAGTGGGGAACTCATTTCACTATGGACGGTATTTGCGAGAACGGATAAAGTCTGGCGTCCAGAGCTTCGGTGTGACGGACGGCCACGCTGTACAGCGCCGCTTCAACTGCCCAGAGCCGCTGTGTTGGAAGATATTGCCGACCCCAAGAGCGCCTTGCTCCAGGCTCTGTTTAGGGCTGGCGACCCTAGGGGTATCAGACGCAGGAAGAAGTTCAAAGCAGGCATTCCAGGATTCCGGCGGCAGCTCATTGAGACCTTGCCCATCGGTGGTGCCCTGGAGCAGCTGCCAGCATGGGTCCGATTCCGAGACGACGTCGCCTCGGTGGTGAGTACATGGCAGGATCGATGAACGATGTCGACGACCGAGACGACTCCAGTGCTCCTTGTGTAACACCTCCAACCTTCGTACCATGGGAGGGATAATTCCGAACACCGGAAGCAACAGATCTAACTTGTGAGGAGTCCCAATGCCAACATGTTTTGTAATCCAGCCGTTCGATTCCGGAAGATTCGATAAGAGGTACGATGAGATCTTCAAGCCGGCACTCAAACAAGTTGGCTTGGAGGCATATAGGGTGGATCGCGACCCCTCTGTCGCGGTCACGATCGACTCAATTGAAGACCGTATTCGCACGGCGACAGTCTGTTTGGCTGACATTACTACGGACAATCCGAACGTGTGGTATGAGCTCGGATACGCATTTGCATCCAACCGTAGTGTAATCCTCGTTTGCATCGCGGGCGGAAGTGGATCGAGGCAAACGAGAGGTAATAGTAGAGATAGGCGTCCGGCGCTGCACTTCTCAGAGAGGGTTGCGCCAGCGGAGGCCCGGGAAGCGGCTGAAATCGGTGTCGTTGGAATGGACCTCCGCCTGGTACTCCATGGCGAGCGTGGCGATGTGGGCGTCGGTAACCAGGTCGGCTCCTACCCCGGCGGCGGCGAGGTTGCGCGCAAACCAGGTGAGGTGGCCGGGGCCGGGGTTGACCGGCGTTACGTGCGGAAAGCGGAACCATGCCTGCACGTGGCCGGTCGCCGCATCCGTCGACACCGGATGGAGAAGCACCCTGGGATTGGTCATCAACCTGACGAATCCGATCGATACCGCCCACGGGACGCCTACTCGTTCGGTCCCGTTCACCAGTCCCTCCCACCAGCGTTTGGCGGGCTCATGATGGGGCGCGTGCTCGTTGTGAGCGTAGATCAGCAGGTTGAGATCGGGGACGATCACCCTCGTTGCGTCCTGGAGAACGTCTCGGCTTCGAGCTGATCGTAAACCTGGTTCAGCTTGAGCGGATCGACACCGGGCACCAACCCGCTGGCGTTGGGGACGACGCGGTAAGGGGCTGGAGACGCATCACTTGAGGACGGGGACAACCCGCGGCGCAGCGCGTCATTCACGACCTGTTTGAATGGCAAATCGAGAAGCCGTGCCCGTTCTTTCAAGGACTGCGCGAGGTCATCGTCCAGCGTCAGGGTAGTTCGCATCGCAGACATCATGATGCATCATGGTAGTGATGTCAAGATGCATGCGGTATCCATTCTCCATTCCGGTTTGTTCTGGAACGTTCGATTTGCATGTGTGCACGCATGGGATACGCTGGCGCCATGGCCAGCACCAAAGCACCGTCAACCAGAGGGTACGAAGCATATGAAGTAGCGCAACCCCGGCTCGCCGAGCCGCCGGCGTTCCCGGGCTGCACGCCGGTGCACCTGCCGCGCACCGAGGTCCAACGCTTCGAGGGGCGGCTCGAGTATTGGGATGCGGCCACCGAGACCGCCTGGATCAGCGAGCCCGCCACCGCCTACCACGAGCGGCCGTCGCGCCTCCTGACGCGCCTGGCCGAGCGCATCGCCGAAGTGCGCGGCTCGCCGATTGAATCGTACGGCTCGACCGACCTGCTGCTGCGCGACCCCGACGGCGAACCGCGGCGCATCATGCAGGCCGACGAGTCGGTGTACCTGCATCCGGCGCAGGCCAAGCTGCCGGGGGCCGCCATGGTGGTGGGCGAGGACGACTTTCCCGACGTGGTGCTGGAGGTGGATCACACCACCGACGTCCACCGCGGCAAGCTCGCCCTGTACGAATCGTGGGGCTTGCCGGAAGTGTGGGTGGAGGTGCCGGACGCGCCGTCACCGAGCCGGCCGCACCGACGCCGCCCGGGGCTGACTATTTACCTGCTGGAGCATGGCCGGTTCCGAGTTGCGGCGGAGAGCCGGGCGTTTCCCGGCTGGCGGGCGGACGAGATTCACGTGGCGTTGAACGAGCCGGAGCCGTCCGCGCGCACCAGCGCGGTGGTGGAGCGGGTCGGAGCGGCGCTCGGCGCGCGCGAAGGCACCGGCCCGGACGACGACCCGCTGCTCCGCTCGCAACGGCGCCAGGGGTTCGACCAGGGCCATGCAGCAGGTCTTGCGGCAGGCCGGGCTGAAGGTCACGCGGCAGGTCGGACGGAAGCCCGGACGCAGATGGTCCGTCAGATTCTGCAGTCACGCGGCATTGCAGTGTCGGCGCGGTTCTCCGCCGCTGCGGAAGCGTTTGCCGCGGCGTCCGACGAGGCGTTGCTGGCGGCGGCAATTGGCTGCGTGGATGAGACGGAGTTCCTTGATGTGCTCCGGCGCCCGCGCGACCAGGGCGGCTGACCTCGCCGCGCGGCTGGTCCGATTCGACTTGGCGCAGCATCTCGACCAACGACTCGGGTCGCTGCTTCTCCCAGGCGCTCCTGCCACGGACGTGGCACCGACAACACTGCCATGACTCGCCATGACTCGCCATGACTCTGGCTACTCGCCTCCTGTCTGTATCGGAATCGGCGTCGCTGTCCATCTTTCAGGCCGACGTGACACCAACCAACGGCATACCAACGGCACTACGGTCGGCCGCCGGCGACGCGTATGTTGGCGCCCGCCACGAAGCGGGCCTGCGGCGACAAGAGCCACACGATCGCCTCGGCCACCTCCTCCGGCTGGGCGACGCGGCCGGCCGGGATCGCGGCGGCGGCGGTGGCCATGTCGGTGTGGCGCACCATCGCCGTATCGGTGAGTCCCGGACTGACGGCGTTCACCCGGATGCCGTCGGCCATCACCTCCTGCGACACGCCAATGGTGAAGCTGTTCACGGCGCCCTTGGTGACCGCGTAGTGCACGCTGGCGCCCGGACCGCCGAGGTAGGCCGCACCGGAGGAGACGTTGACGATGGCGCCGCCGCTGCCGCCGGCCGCCGTGGACATGCGCCGCAGCGCCTGCTGCGTGCACAGCACGACGCCCACCACGTTCACCGCCAGCACGCGCTGCAGGTCGTGCAACTCCAGATCCGCGACACGCGTGGTCGGGCCGATGGAAGCGGCGTTGTTGACCAGCGCGGTGACCGGGCCGAGCTCGCGGTCCACGGCGGCGAACATCCGCTCCACCTGGCCGGCGTCGCTGACGTCGGCGGCCACGGCGATCGCGCGCCCTCCGCCGGCCTCGATCTGCGCGCACAGCCGTTCCGCGGCCTCCGGCTCGGTGCGGTAGTTGACGCACACCTGGTAGCCGCGCTGCCCGAGCAGGCGCGCTGTCGCGGCGCCGATGCCGCGGCTGGCGCCGGTCACGATCGCTACCTCGCTCATCGCTACTCCTCCCGGTAGGGGGCGAGCGTCTCGTAACGAGGCTCGAGGCCGATGCCGGGCACCTCGGGCGGGCTCACCGTGCCGTCGTCGTTGAGCGTAAGGGTCTCCGTGTAGATCTTGCCCCACATCGGATCCATGTATTGGGGGTAGAACTCCAGGATCAGGCCGTTGGCGATGGCGGCCACCAGGTGGATGTGCACCTCCTGGGCGCCGTGCGGGGCGATGTCCAGGTCGTGCGCCTGCGCCAGCGCGGCCACCTTCATGTACTCGGTGATGCCGCCAAGTATCACCGCGTCGGGATTCAGAATTGGCACGCTGCCGGTGGCGATCAGGTCGCGGAAGCCGTAACGGGTGTACTCGTTCTCGCCGGTGGCGATCGGGATGGTGGTCTTTTCGGCGATCCGCCGGTGGCCCTCGTAGTCGTCCGGGGCGATCGGCTCCTCGAACCAGAACGGGTCGTACTCGGCCACCCGCTCGGCGAGTTGCACCGCCTCGTACCAACGGTAGGCGCAGTTGGCGTCGATCATCAGCTTGACGTCCGGCCCGACCGCCGCGCGCGCCGCCTTCACGCGCTCCGCGTCCTCCCGGATCGGCACCGCACCGATCTTCATCTTGACCGCATGGGCGCCCGCCTCGACGTGGCCGGCCAACTCCTCCTGCAGTTCCTTCAGACCCTTGCCGTCTTCGTAGTAGCCGCCGGCGATGTAGGTGGGCACGCGCGACCGGTAGCCGCCGAGCATCCGGTACAGCGGCATGCCGGCCACCTTGGCGCGCAGGTCCCACAGCGCGATGTCGATGGCGCTGATGGCGCGCGTGGTCAGGCCGCGCCGGCCCACCAGCTTCGGCACCCACAGCTTGTGCCAGAGCCGCTCCACGTTGATCGGATCCTCGCCGATGAGCTGCGGCGCGAAGTGCGCGATGGCATCGCCGACCACGCCCCGCTTGGTGGCGCCGAGGCCGATGCCGGTCACGCCCTCGTCGGTTTCGATGAATACGAACCCCACGCCGCTGTGCGTGTAGGTGTGCAGTCCGTTGGAGATCGGCCGCCGGCGCGGCCACTTGTAGCTCTCGACGCGTAAGCCGGTAATCTTCATGCAATGCTCCGGGTTTGGCGCTCGCACCGCGGCGGAGCCGTGCGGGCGACGCCCTGACGTTTGCCGTTACGGAACCACAAGGGAGGCGCGCTGGTAAACCACCGGCGCGCGGAGCCGCTTGAGCCGCTTGACGTTCGGGCGCGACCGGGCGAGCCTGCGGGACAGCGGACGTGACCGGCCGCGGAGGGGGAGATGAGCACATGAAGGCGAGGATCACGGGGGAGCGGCAGTCGGACGTGGTGCCGGCGTCGGTGCCCGAGGCGAAGGACGACTGGGTGCTGGTCAAGGTGCACGCGTCGGCGATGTGC from Spirochaetaceae bacterium harbors:
- a CDS encoding SDR family oxidoreductase, whose product is MSEVAIVTGASRGIGAATARLLGQRGYQVCVNYRTEPEAAERLCAQIEAGGGRAIAVAADVSDAGQVERMFAAVDRELGPVTALVNNAASIGPTTRVADLELHDLQRVLAVNVVGVVLCTQQALRRMSTAAGGSGGAIVNVSSGAAYLGGPGASVHYAVTKGAVNSFTIGVSQEVMADGIRVNAVSPGLTDTAMVRHTDMATAAAAIPAGRVAQPEEVAEAIVWLLSPQARFVAGANIRVAGGRP
- a CDS encoding Uma2 family endonuclease, whose product is MASTKAPSTRGYEAYEVAQPRLAEPPAFPGCTPVHLPRTEVQRFEGRLEYWDAATETAWISEPATAYHERPSRLLTRLAERIAEVRGSPIESYGSTDLLLRDPDGEPRRIMQADESVYLHPAQAKLPGAAMVVGEDDFPDVVLEVDHTTDVHRGKLALYESWGLPEVWVEVPDAPSPSRPHRRRPGLTIYLLEHGRFRVAAESRAFPGWRADEIHVALNEPEPSARTSAVVERVGAALGAREGTGPDDDPLLRSQRRQGFDQGHAAGLAAGRAEGHAAGRTEARTQMVRQILQSRGIAVSARFSAAAEAFAAASDEALLAAAIGCVDETEFLDVLRRPRDQGG
- a CDS encoding mandelate racemase/muconate lactonizing enzyme family protein; this encodes MKITGLRVESYKWPRRRPISNGLHTYTHSGVGFVFIETDEGVTGIGLGATKRGVVGDAIAHFAPQLIGEDPINVERLWHKLWVPKLVGRRGLTTRAISAIDIALWDLRAKVAGMPLYRMLGGYRSRVPTYIAGGYYEDGKGLKELQEELAGHVEAGAHAVKMKIGAVPIREDAERVKAARAAVGPDVKLMIDANCAYRWYEAVQLAERVAEYDPFWFEEPIAPDDYEGHRRIAEKTTIPIATGENEYTRYGFRDLIATGSVPILNPDAVILGGITEYMKVAALAQAHDLDIAPHGAQEVHIHLVAAIANGLILEFYPQYMDPMWGKIYTETLTLNDDGTVSPPEVPGIGLEPRYETLAPYREE
- a CDS encoding AAA family ATPase; this encodes MLTRIEVDGFKNLVDFALDFGPYTCIAGENGVGKSNIFDAIRFLSLLTDHTIIQSALQIRSSEEGTGEIAELFFAANGETRDRITLAAEMIVGKHVVDDFGRPGVPSSTFLRYEVAFRRETPSVSSGLLGGLVLEHEDLRHIPMKNAPERLQFPHNRQSFRNDVIYNNRRGSGYISTRIGNSEPATIVIHQDGGSSGRARPAAAAERAPRTAVGTENTAATPTILAARREMQSWRILALEPAAMRRPDKYADEPGIRADGGRIPVTLYHLAERTSLNGVPEDPDDDILGRIASRLSGLVPVNSVRAVRDDVRQLFSLELEEPSGTRLRANSISDGTLRFLALTAIAEATGAGGVYCMEEPENGIHPEKLAAMNQLLHDIAVDPDEPVESDNPLRQVIVATHSPYFVQLQKPDEVILAKNPALNSGSGMVVRPLRCYPMQNTWREKKGKRKGAKWLAV
- a CDS encoding type II toxin-antitoxin system VapC family toxin — encoded protein: MIVPDLNLLIYAHNEHAPHHEPAKRWWEGLVNGTERVGVPWAVSIGFVRLMTNPRVLLHPVSTDAATGHVQAWFRFPHVTPVNPGPGHLTWFARNLAAAGVGADLVTDAHIATLAMEYQAEVHSNDTDFSRFPGLRWRNPL
- a CDS encoding SDR family NAD(P)-dependent oxidoreductase: MRLQDKVAIVTGGGGGMGRGICACLTREGADVVVSDLDVARARETVAAAEQAGRRGLAVAGDVTSEDDCAAVVQQALAAFGGVDILVNNAGHFGSHLSAPFTTLTGDDWDENYAVNVKGPFFMCKAVAAHMMERRSGKIVNISSISAKRDPVFLPTYAAAKNALLNLTRVVAKDLGPYNVNVNAVLPGLVWTPFWERLAPMLAAQEPGGKQREPRAVFDEIAGSAVLGRPQTPEDVGNLVAFLSSEEACNITGQAIHVDGGIAMG